One window of Leucoraja erinacea ecotype New England chromosome 14, Leri_hhj_1, whole genome shotgun sequence genomic DNA carries:
- the fam43a gene encoding protein FAM43A: MLPWRRGKAELLQRLRAKRRGYPGSECGGRGGGGGESGGLAALDSAVGRVCGALRWRRGKASITADAPSHSVLYLGHAATLQSRGEGCADAAVARIWSRSEQGRSGSRMRMSISGQGLRLVAEARGQVRRPGHLYLLHRLTYCAAGPRCPRLFCWIYRHEVKHKAVALRCHAALMSRADAARAMALLLYQTSTTALADFQRLKRRDDARRQRHQPAPPAPLRQLLNRQCSYRPPAERSRSAPRLRAISEDAAGEERERGAGDSGEGDGDSGLEPLMAGLSIGHHSPRLRGVARAPDTGGEVGQRDAG; the protein is encoded by the coding sequence ATGCTGCCGTGGAGGAGAGGCAAGGCAGAGTTGCTGCAGCGGCTGCGGGCCAAGCGGCGGGGTTACCCGGGGAGTGAGTGCGGCGGCCGGGGCGGGGGTGGAGGTGAGAGCGGGGGGCTGGCGGCGCTGGACAGCGCAGTGGGGCGGGTGTGCGGGGCTCTACGCTGGCGGCGGGGCAAGGCGAGCATCACCGCGGACGCTCCCAGCCACTCGGTGCTGTACCTGGGCCACGCCGCCACCCTGCAGTCCCGGGGCGAGGGCTGTGCGGACGCGGCCGTGGCTCGGATCTGGAGCCGCAGCGAGCAGGGCCGGAGTGGCAGCCGCATGAGGATGAGCATCAGTGGGCAGGGGCTGCGCCTTGTGGCCGAGGCCCGTGGACAGGTGCGCCGGCCCGGCCACCTCTACCTGCTACACCGACTCACCTACTGCGCCGCCGGCCCGCGCTGTCCTCGGCTCTTCTGCTGGATTTACCGGCATGAGGTGAAGCACAAGGCGGTGGCTCTCCGCTGCCACGCCGCCCTGATGTCCCGGGCAGATGCTGCCAGGGCCATGGCTCTGCTCCTGTACCagacctccaccactgccctggcCGACTTCCAGCGGCTCAAACGCCGCGACGATGCCAGGCGGCAGCGGCACCAACCCGCACCCCCGGCGCCGCTCCGGCAGCTCCTCAACCGGCAGTGTAGCTACCGACCGCCCGCCGAGCGGAGCCGCAGCGCTCCCCGGCTCCGGGCCATCAGTGAGGACGCGGCCggggaggagagggagcggggggcCGGGGACAGTGGGGAGGGTGACGGGGACAGCGGGCTGGAGCCGCTCATGGCCGGGCTCAGCATCGGACACCACTCGCCGAGGCTGCGGGGAGTCGCACGGGCACCGGACACTGGGGGGGAGGTCGGGCAACGGGACGCGGGGTGA